From Alloacidobacterium dinghuense:
CTGGAAGACGTGTTCCACAAGACAATGCCCAGTCAGATGGGATTCGATTACATGGGAATGTCCTACCAGGAGCAAAAGGCGGCACAGGGTGTTTCTCCCGCTGTTATTTTTGGTCTGGCATTCTTCGTCGTCTTTCTCATCATGGCTGCGCAATACGAGAGTTGGACCTTGCCTTTCAGCGTATTGCTGGGTGTGCCGATCGCTGTGTTTGGAGCGCTCTTCGCACTTTATTACCGCGAGCTTGAAAATAATGTGTTTGCCCAGATCGGGCTAGTCATGCTGATTGGACTATCGGCCAAGAATGCCATTCTGATTGTGGAATTTGCCAAGCTCGAGTATGACAAAGGCAAGCCACTCATGGAAGCGTCCCTGACCGGCGCCAGATTGAGACTGCGACCCATTCTGATGACTGCATTCGCCTTCATTTTGGGTTGTGTGCCGTTGTATACGGCGACCGGTGCAGGCGCTATCTCGCGCCAGGTGCTGGGAACCGCCGTGATCGGGGGCATGCTCGCCTCCACCGTCATCGCAATCTTCTTCGTTCCGGTCTTCTTTGATGTAGTGGAACGCTTCGGCAACCTCTTCAGTAAAGAGAAAGAAAAACCGCCAGCTACTTTGCCAACCGTCACGCACTCGGAGGGGGACTAGCCATGATCGATAGGGCTTGGCTGGTTCTCCTCGTCTTAACGCTGACGGGCTGCACTGTAGGCCCAAATTACAAGCGTCCGCAGATCGCCGCTCCAGATGCCTACCGCGGACTCGCTCCCGACGCAGCGGCTCAGACCACAGCGTCGATTGCCGATGAAAAGTGGTGGACTGTCTTCGACGATCAACAACTGCAAGCCTTGATTCGTAAAGCACTGGCGCAAAACTATGACGTGCGCATTGCGGCGACTCGCGTCTTGCAGGCGCAGGCCCAGGTGGGAATCACGCGCGCGGATCAGTTTCCGGCCATTTATGGTGGCGCGTCTGCAGCCAACACACGCATACCTAAGACAAAACTGCTGGACGCGACAAATACCAGCTCAAACCTCGTGAACCTTTCACTGTCGTGGGAGCTGGATTTTTGGGGAAAGTATCGCAGAGCAACTGAGTCGGCACGCGCCAGCTTGCTCGCAACAGAATGGGGTCAAAAGGCTGTGATCTGGAGCCTCGTGAGCAATGTTGCGTCCGCATATTTTCAATTGCTGGAATTGGATGCTGAGATGGAGATATCGCGCCGGACGCTGACGTCCCGCAAAGAATCACTACGGCTGGTAGAGATACGCCAAACCGGCGGCACGACCTCCATGATCGATGTACGCCAATCTGAGCAGCTGGTTTACACGGCAGCTGCGAGCATTCCTGATCTTGAACGGCGGATCGAGCAGCAGGAAAATTTGATCAGCATTCTTTTGGGCGATAACCCCGAACCCATCACACGTGGAAAGACTCTAGTCGAAAACCACTTTCCACCCACGGTTCCCGCAGGTCTACCTTCATCTTTGCTGGAAAGGCGACCCGATATTCAATCTGCCGAGCAACAACTGGTTGCAGCCAACGCGCAAATTGGGGTAGCAAAAGCGGCGTACTTTCCAGATATCAGCTTAACGGCAATAGCCGGCTATAACAGTACAGCTCTTACGAATCTCTTCACAGGCCCGGCAGGTTTCTGGAGTTTCGGTGGCCAATTGGCTCAGCCTATCTTCACCGCCGGAAAGCTTCGCTCCAATGTCAGGCTGGCGGAGGCTCAACAGCAGGAAGGGGTGCTGTTCTACCAGCAGTCCATTCAGCAGGCTTTCGGTGAAGTTTCAGACTCGTTGATAGCGTACAGGAAGGACCAGGAATATCGTGCTCAGGAGGAGTTGTTGACTGTTGCGGCGCAAGACACCGTCCGGCTAGCAAATGTTCGCTATGATGGCGGCGTCACGAGCTACTTGGAAGTACTAGACAGTGACACACGATACTTCAACGCTCAAATCGCTTTGGCCCAAGCAGAGCTCAATGAGCGGCTGGCGCTGGTGCAACTCTACAATGCACTCGGCGGGGGATGGCAACAGTAAACGCGGAGAGTCTGAATTTCGCGATGAATAAAACGATCAAGCAATTGTTCTTTCTCTTAGCCATCTCTGGGCTGATAGTTCGAATGCCACGGATGTCAGTTACCATGCGACTCTGGCGTACTATGACATTCAGTCTCAGCTTCGGAGTCTGTTCCCAAACCTGCTTCTTGAAATCTGCAATGATGGTGGCAGAATGGTGGATTTTAGCAGCGCGGCGAACGGGGACTATTTCTCAATCTCGGATTCGTATGATCCGTTATCGAACCGGCGAGCCTTTTTCGATGCGAGCTATGTTCTGCCACCGGCAATGCTCGAAACCTACGTTGAAAAATGGCCAACGGCGTCCATCGATAATTTTCGATATGTGTTGCGTAGCGGCATGATGGGGTGGTTCACGCTGATGCTTGATACGGCATGGAATGCGGAAGAGCATGCAACCGCTCGTAAAGCAATCGCGCCCTATAAATCAGAGCTGAGACCCCTGATCAGAGAAGCTGATCTTTATCACGTTTCGCCTCGACCTGATGGTGTTCACTGGGATGGGACCGAATATTTCGATGGCGTGCATGGCAAGGGTGTCCTCTTTGCCTTTCATGGATCATCAACTGACGAGCCACGGCACGCATTTGTATTACAAGGCTTGAAACCGGAGGGATATATCAACTTTCATTTCAAGACCACACTTCCCAAGACCATCGTCTTTCAGGTCGCGAACTGATGAGAGACGGCGCACAAGTGTTTCTTCCTGTTTCGAATCCTTCAGAGCTCGTTTTTATTAAAGAAATTTCCAAGTGACACTGATTCGTGTACTCAGTTGCCAGTTACGTGAATTGCCAGCATGGTAATATCGTCATCCAAGTCTTCGCTCAGACCACGAGCCGCCCACCGAGATAATTCCTGAAGCAAATGATCTGCAAATTGATTTGCATCTGGGCTCTGTTCCATTGCAAGGAATTGCTTGAAGCGCTCTGCGCCGAATTCAAGACCCAATTGATTTGTAGTTTCCGGAATACCGTCGGTGTAAAGCAGGCACCAGTCGCCGCTCTTAAGGGGCAGGTCAACAGAAGAGTACGTTGCCCATGGAAATTTGCCGAGAAACAAGCCATTCTCTTCTATGGATCGTATCCCATCAGAGGAGGCACTCCAGAACAACAGGGGAGGGTGTCCAGCGCCTGCATACTTTAATGTTTTCTTTGCCATGTCGACGAAAAGGTATGCCGCTGTAACGTAATGATGCTGGAATTTGCCGCACAGCGTCTCGTTCAAACCCGATAATACCCGGGCTGGATCGGCAGCATGTGCAACTTGAGCGGCCAGTGCA
This genomic window contains:
- a CDS encoding alpha-galactosidase; amino-acid sequence: MQSQLRSLFPNLLLEICNDGGRMVDFSSAANGDYFSISDSYDPLSNRRAFFDASYVLPPAMLETYVEKWPTASIDNFRYVLRSGMMGWFTLMLDTAWNAEEHATARKAIAPYKSELRPLIREADLYHVSPRPDGVHWDGTEYFDGVHGKGVLFAFHGSSTDEPRHAFVLQGLKPEGYINFHFKTTLPKTIVFQVAN
- a CDS encoding efflux transporter outer membrane subunit, giving the protein MIDRAWLVLLVLTLTGCTVGPNYKRPQIAAPDAYRGLAPDAAAQTTASIADEKWWTVFDDQQLQALIRKALAQNYDVRIAATRVLQAQAQVGITRADQFPAIYGGASAANTRIPKTKLLDATNTSSNLVNLSLSWELDFWGKYRRATESARASLLATEWGQKAVIWSLVSNVASAYFQLLELDAEMEISRRTLTSRKESLRLVEIRQTGGTTSMIDVRQSEQLVYTAAASIPDLERRIEQQENLISILLGDNPEPITRGKTLVENHFPPTVPAGLPSSLLERRPDIQSAEQQLVAANAQIGVAKAAYFPDISLTAIAGYNSTALTNLFTGPAGFWSFGGQLAQPIFTAGKLRSNVRLAEAQQQEGVLFYQQSIQQAFGEVSDSLIAYRKDQEYRAQEELLTVAAQDTVRLANVRYDGGVTSYLEVLDSDTRYFNAQIALAQAELNERLALVQLYNALGGGWQQ